A stretch of DNA from Spirosoma endbachense:
ACGGGTTTCAGGCGCTTAGCGAAATTAAAGATGATCCGAAGCTTCGTCGTTTGCCCGTAATCGTTATGACAACATCCTCAACCGACGAAGATGTGATTAAAACGTATAACCTGGGCGTTAACTCGTTTGTGACAAAGCCCTTTAACTTTAATCGGCTGGTCGAAATGATAGGGGCACTTAAAGCCTACTGGATGGATACCGTTAAATTGCCCTAGTAGACTCAAACAGTTTTCTGTTTGCTTAATGGCTAAATTTAACGTTGCATTATAATTGAAAACTGTGGGTTATTGCCCAAAAGTATATGACTGCTGAATCTACTCTCAACGTTTCTGTAAAAAATGATACTATCCGCGTTCTCCTGATTGAAGACGACGAGGACGATTACATGTTAACCCGTGCACTGGTGTCGGCGCGGGAAAATGGAAATATTAAGCTGGACTGGGTCGACAGTTATGAACGGGGGCTGGAAGCGCTAAAACAGAACGACCATGATGTCTACCTGGTCGATTATCGATTAGGGCATCATACCGGGATTCACCTCATTCAGGAAGCTTTTCGATTAGGTTGCCGGGCCCCAATGATTCTGCTGACGGGGCAGGATGATTTGACGGTCGACCAGTCGGCTCTCGAACTCGGTGCCGCCGATTATCTGGTGAAGGGGCGTATCGACGCTCAACTGCTTGGGCGCAGTATTCGCTATGCACTTCGACAGGCCAGCGTTCTGGCCGAGGTTGCCGAGAAGGAAAACAAATACCGGTCACTTTTCGAGCGTTCAATTGATGCGATTTTCGTAGCCGATGAACAACTTCATTTTCAGGATGCTAACCCATCCGTTGAGCGCCTGCTGGGCTACAGCCGCGATGAGCTGCGTAAACTGAACCCCGCCCGGCTTTTTGCCGATCTGAACTTTCTGCGGGAGTTACGCTTCAACGTCCGTGAGCATGGCCAGATCAAGGACTTTGAAACGACACTGATCAGCAAAAGCGGTCGGAAGCGAATTTGCCTGATTTCGGTCTGGGCGGTTGAAGATAGAGCCGGTTTACCCGAATGGTACCAGGGCATTGTCCGCGATATTACGGATCAGAAACGGGCACAACAGGATCTGATTCTGGCCGAGAAGTTGACCATGACCGGCAAAATTGCGCGTAGTATTGCCCACGAGGTCCGTAATCCACTGACCAATTTAAGCCTCGCTCTGGAACAGCTCAAAGATGAGCTGGAGATGGACAATGAGTATGTAACGATGTTTACCGATATTATCGGGCGGAACGTAGATCGCATCGGGCAACTCATCACCGAAATGCTTAACTCCTCCAAACCACGTGAACTCGAACGTCGTCGGCAGGATTTCAACGCAGTTGTAAAGGCAACCCTACAACTTATCAGCGACCGTATTAAACTCAAACGGATGCGGCTTGAGGTGCATTTTGCAACGGATGACTGTACGGCGTTACTGGATAGGGAGCAGGTGAAAACGGCACTGCTTAACATTCTTGTCAACGCGGTTGAAGCGATGGAAGAAGGCAAAGGAATGCTGGTTGTAAAAACCTATAGTACTGAAGATAACCGGGTTTATGTGGAAGTGATGGATAATGGCGGAGGGATTACCGAAGCCGACCGTAAGCGACTATTTGATCCATTTTTTACCGGTAAATCGGGCGGTATGGGCCTTGGTCTGACGGCCACACAGAATATCATCAACAGCCATAAAGGCTCCATTGAAGTGGATAGTCAGGTAGGGCAGGGAACGACCTTCCGGCTGTATTTCCCGAAGTAATTTCGCTTCTCTTTTGTGTCCGCTTTTTAGTTCCTGCGCGATTCCCCTCTATTTTCCTGAAATGAAACGGTATAGGTAAGGCGCTTTATGCGCTCCGCCCCTGTATTGTTTGTCGAGCCGCTCCAGAATACTCAGACCAAGCATTTTTCGCTGAAAGCTTGACCGATGCAACGACTGCCCCAGAATAGTTTCATAGAGACTTTGGAGGTCGTTCATCGTGAAAGTTTCGGGAAGCAAATTGAAGCCAATCAGCTTCCGGTCGAGGTCAGCTCGCAGCGTGTCCAGCGCTTTTAAAACGATAGTCTGGTGATCGAGCATCAGTGTAGGTAAGGCAGCCAGATCGTACCAGGTACAACTATCGGAAAGCAAATCCGGAACAGGCACTGCCTTTGTAAAATCAACGAGCGCATAGTACCCCACCGTAACAAATCGGCCCAGCAACCAATGGCTGTCGACGGGTTCCAGACCCTTGCCTGCCATGATTGCGCGTAAAGGGGTAGGGTCATGACGGTTTAGGTCACCGAACGTATAGAACTGCTCCAGGTAAATATCATGCAAACCCGTTCGTTCGGCGAGTACGCGCCTGGAGGCATCATTTACATTTTCACCCTCTCGAATAAAACCACCCGGTAGGGCAAACAGGCTCGTATTTCGATACTCCAGCAATAAGATTTTCAGTTGGTTATCATGAAAGCCGAAAATCACGCAGTCGATGGCCAGACCCGGTAAGAAACCGGCTCCATCTGATCTGCTTTCTTCCGGAATAAGTTGATCGTTCATACTGTCAGAATTCTAGCCACAAATAACAGAAAATTTGGTGATCTCAATTTAAGCGATTATTATTGTCTCATTATGCTACAATAATAAGCCAATAACAGACACAGGGATGATTTTTACCAGTAATTAACCCTGACTAACTGATTCCCTAAGAAAATTGTCTACTAAGTCCTGCTAATTACCCTTATCCGATTTGTCATGAAAATCCCTTTTATCGCGTTGCTTGCTATGCAGCTAACAGTAGCGGCAATTGCTCAATCAAACAATGAAGCCCCTCAGGCCAAAACCGCCAACGGCACCGTAGAGGGTACTACTGAACAAAGCGGGATTCGCTCATTCAAAGGAATTCCGTTTGCACAACCGCCTGTCGGTGAGTTACGTTGGAAAGAGCCGCAGCCCGCAAAAAACTGGCAGGGAGTTCGTCCTGCTAAAAAATTTGGGCCCCGTGCTATGCAGCTTGCTCTTTTTGGCGATATGGGCTTCCGGTCGGACGGTATGAGCGAAGATTGTCTTTACCTGAATGTATGGACACCCGCCAAATCGGCCAAAGAACGACTACCGGTGTTGGTTTACTTTTATGGGGGTGGCTTTATGGCTGGCGATGGTTCAGAGCCACGCTATGATGGTGAGAGTATGGCCCGTAAAGGCATCGTTACGCTTACCGTGAACTACCGCCTGGGCTTATTTGGGTTCTTTGCCCACCCTGAATTAACAAAAGAATCGCCACATCGGGCATCCGGTAACTATGGCTATCTCGATCAGAATGCTGCTTTGCGTTGGGTACAACAAAATATTGAAGCGTTTGGAGGAGACCCTAAAAAAGTAACGATTGCTGGTGAGTCCGCCGGTTCGGTCTCGGTCAGCGCTCAGATGGTATCACCCTTGTCGAAAGGCCTGATTGCTGGTGCTATTGGTGAAAGCGGTTCACTACTCGGCACATTGCCGCCTGCTCCGCTTTCCGAAGGAGAGAAAAACGGTGTTGAGTTCGCCACGAGTGTCGGGGCAAAATCGCTGGTCGATTTACGGGCGATGCAAGCTGACAAACTGCTCGAAGCAACCGCTAAGGTTCCTTTCGGCCGCTTCTCGGCTACGGTCGATGGATACTTTTTTCCAAAGCCACCATCCCAGCTTTTTGCCGCTGGTGAACAGGCTCATGTTCCATTACTGGCTGGCTGGAATTCGGAGGAAATGAACGCACGGGTTGTGCTGGGACAGGAAAAGCCAACCCCCGAAAACTATACAAAAGCGGTGCAGAAACTGTATGGCGAACAGGCCAGTGAAGTTTTAAAACTATATTCGGGCACAACCGAAGATGAAATCATACAGGCGGCTACTGATCTGGCCAGCGACCGGTTTATTGGCTATAGCACCTGGAAATGGGCTGATATTCAGAGTAAAACGGGCGGAAAACCGGTATATCGTTATCTCTACTCACGCCCAAGACCGGCTATGACACCCGAAATGGGTAATGCGGCCCCAGGTCTGGCGGGTGGTGTTGTCAAGAGCGATGCCCCTGCTGCCAAAGCGCCACCTGCTCGTGGAGCCGTGCATTCGGCGGAGATCGAGTATGCCATGGGCAATCTGGCCACGAACAAAGTATATGCCTGGACACCTGACGATTATAAAGTGTCGGAGGTAATGCAGAACTATTTTGCCAACTTCATAAAAACGGGTAATCCGAACGGTTCTGGTTTGCCAACCTGGTCGGCAGTTACGAATGGAAATGCGGTTCCGGTTATGCACATCGACGTAACAACCCGGCAGGAGCCTGAACAGAAAAGAGGGCGTTATTTATTCCTCGACCCGCTTTACAACAAGCAATAGACAGATACAGGCTTCGGTCTGAGGTTCAGTTTATAGTCCTTTACAATTTAGTCCCGCAGTAGCTACGTCTTTGACAGGCGTATGCTATTGTGGGACTTTGTTTTAGGGAATAGGAGCATTATCCATCCGGAAATTATAACGCAGAACATAGCGATTGACGATTACTCAACTTGGTAATAGTGGACTTGAAGAGCATCGCATAAAAATAATTGGACTTTACTTTTATTAAATAATAAGTTACCAAAAATAATATTTAGGAAATTATAGTTTTATTATATTGCGTAGTAAGTCCTATTTTTGATCCGATTTTAGTTCATTTTATCCCCCTATTTGGTGAAGACATTACTTTCGATCATTTTCTGGGCAGCAATTAGTCCTCTTGCACTAGCGCAGATCGATTCCCTGACTCTGCCACCACGTCGTTTGACGATATACGACATTGAAGTGGGCGGTTTAATTGCATCGGGTAGTCGAACTCCCTTCTGGCTACAGGCGAATCAGTTTGGTATTGTTCCCACCAACAGTCCGGCTGGTTCGGTGCGGGTTGGTATTAGTGAACGCTTCCAATTAAGTACCAGTCATCTTAATCGATCCATTAGTTACGGTATTCAGGCAGTTGGTAATGCCGCCAGAACGTCGGCTGTCCTGTTGCCACAGGCGTATGTATCCCTTGATTTAGGTCATTTTAGCCTGTGGGGTGGGCGCAAAAAAGAAATCATCGGTCTGGGCGATTCAACCTTATCATCTGGCTTTTACTCCTGGTCTGGCAATGCTCTGCCGATTACGAAGCTACAGATCGGCACAAATGGTTTTACGCCACTAGGTTTTACAAGAGGATTGGTTTCAGTTCATGCTTTTTTTGCCCACGGCTGGTTTGCCAATTCTGATTCCATTCAACAATCCTACCTGCATCAGAAAGCCCTGTATGTTCGAATTGGTCGACCCGATTCGCGCATCCGATTAACGGCGGGCGTGTTGCACAATGCACAATGGGGTGGTCACTCTGCGTATCTGCCTGCCCTTGTGGCTCAAAATGGACAGTTACCCAATTCGTTTAAAGACTATATGTATGTGCTGACAGCTCGCGAGGGAAGCGAGTCTGACTCCCCTAATCTAACGGAGTTTGATCGGGTTAATCGCGTTGGTAATCACCTGGGTTCTATTGATTTCAGTGCAGAAATGGCGTTGGGGCAGTGGCAGGCGATGGCCTACTACCAGCATCCGTTTGAAGATAAGTCGGGCGTCGTTTTTGTCAATATGCCGGATGGATTATACGGATTGACACTGAAGCGGCAGCCAACAAAATCGGGAGGCTTTCAGGTACGGCACATTTTGCTCGAATATTTCAATACGATGAGCCAGAGTGGCTCGCTCACCCATACCGGCTCCCGCTACGACGGACAGGATGACTATTTTAACAACTACCAATATCTCGATGGATGGGCACAGAAACAGCATGTGATTGGTAGTCCATTTCTGTCGCGCCGGGCCGACTTGCGGCCCGAACGTCAGAATGAGCAACCGAGCAAGCGAATCTGGGCAATTGCCAACAACCGAGTTCAAATGGGCCACCTGGGATTGGCTGGAACAATTGGACAAGGTATTCAGTGGCAAACTCGCCTGTCGATGAGCCTTAATTATGGGACCTATCGCCATCCTTTCGACGAACCTGTATCGCAGTTTTCGGGCGCAGCCTGGTTAACATGGCCGCTTACCTGGTTAGGCGGTTCTGAACTTAAGACCGCCATTGCAATCGATCAGGGGCAACTGTATGAGAATTCCGTAGGGGGCTGGGTAAGTATTCGGAAAACCTTGAAAACAACCAAATAGATGACACACACCTATCAGTGGTTTTATCATCGGCTGCGTTCTATGACTGTCTCGGAAATAATGTTCCGATCAGGAGAATTCATCCGGAAGAAAGCCGGTCGCCGACGAATGGGTTGGCAGCCAGCCGTACGGCTGGCTCACTTACCAGAGCCCTTGTTGCCGTTCGATCCATCAGGGACGCCTGTCGTAACCTTTTCGCCCGAACAGCCCATTTTTCGGCATACAATTGATATTAACACACCCGTAGACTGGCATCTCGATATAAACACGGGTCGACGTTTTCCGCTGATTTATGCCAAAGACGTCGATGTGAGAAGCGGGCGTTGGGGAAGTGCCAAATACGCCTGGGAGATCAACCGATTGTTGTTTTTGCCTCAGCTGGCTGTGCAATACCGGCAAACGGGCGATCAGCGTTTTTTAACTCAATTCCTGGAACTTAACCGATCCTGGTTCGCAGAAAATCCATACCTGACAGGCGTAAACTGGTACAGTAATATCGAGGTCAATATCCGGCTGATCAATTGGTTTATCAGCTGGAATATTTTAGATGCATCGGGGCTGGCGCAGACTAATAATGATTTTCGATTATTTGTCGAAACGGAGTGGCTTCCGGTGATTTACCAGCATTGCGTTTATAGCC
This window harbors:
- a CDS encoding hybrid sensor histidine kinase/response regulator, with the protein product MTAESTLNVSVKNDTIRVLLIEDDEDDYMLTRALVSARENGNIKLDWVDSYERGLEALKQNDHDVYLVDYRLGHHTGIHLIQEAFRLGCRAPMILLTGQDDLTVDQSALELGAADYLVKGRIDAQLLGRSIRYALRQASVLAEVAEKENKYRSLFERSIDAIFVADEQLHFQDANPSVERLLGYSRDELRKLNPARLFADLNFLRELRFNVREHGQIKDFETTLISKSGRKRICLISVWAVEDRAGLPEWYQGIVRDITDQKRAQQDLILAEKLTMTGKIARSIAHEVRNPLTNLSLALEQLKDELEMDNEYVTMFTDIIGRNVDRIGQLITEMLNSSKPRELERRRQDFNAVVKATLQLISDRIKLKRMRLEVHFATDDCTALLDREQVKTALLNILVNAVEAMEEGKGMLVVKTYSTEDNRVYVEVMDNGGGITEADRKRLFDPFFTGKSGGMGLGLTATQNIINSHKGSIEVDSQVGQGTTFRLYFPK
- a CDS encoding carboxylesterase/lipase family protein, producing MKIPFIALLAMQLTVAAIAQSNNEAPQAKTANGTVEGTTEQSGIRSFKGIPFAQPPVGELRWKEPQPAKNWQGVRPAKKFGPRAMQLALFGDMGFRSDGMSEDCLYLNVWTPAKSAKERLPVLVYFYGGGFMAGDGSEPRYDGESMARKGIVTLTVNYRLGLFGFFAHPELTKESPHRASGNYGYLDQNAALRWVQQNIEAFGGDPKKVTIAGESAGSVSVSAQMVSPLSKGLIAGAIGESGSLLGTLPPAPLSEGEKNGVEFATSVGAKSLVDLRAMQADKLLEATAKVPFGRFSATVDGYFFPKPPSQLFAAGEQAHVPLLAGWNSEEMNARVVLGQEKPTPENYTKAVQKLYGEQASEVLKLYSGTTEDEIIQAATDLASDRFIGYSTWKWADIQSKTGGKPVYRYLYSRPRPAMTPEMGNAAPGLAGGVVKSDAPAAKAPPARGAVHSAEIEYAMGNLATNKVYAWTPDDYKVSEVMQNYFANFIKTGNPNGSGLPTWSAVTNGNAVPVMHIDVTTRQEPEQKRGRYLFLDPLYNKQ
- a CDS encoding capsule assembly Wzi family protein, whose product is MKTLLSIIFWAAISPLALAQIDSLTLPPRRLTIYDIEVGGLIASGSRTPFWLQANQFGIVPTNSPAGSVRVGISERFQLSTSHLNRSISYGIQAVGNAARTSAVLLPQAYVSLDLGHFSLWGGRKKEIIGLGDSTLSSGFYSWSGNALPITKLQIGTNGFTPLGFTRGLVSVHAFFAHGWFANSDSIQQSYLHQKALYVRIGRPDSRIRLTAGVLHNAQWGGHSAYLPALVAQNGQLPNSFKDYMYVLTAREGSESDSPNLTEFDRVNRVGNHLGSIDFSAEMALGQWQAMAYYQHPFEDKSGVVFVNMPDGLYGLTLKRQPTKSGGFQVRHILLEYFNTMSQSGSLTHTGSRYDGQDDYFNNYQYLDGWAQKQHVIGSPFLSRRADLRPERQNEQPSKRIWAIANNRVQMGHLGLAGTIGQGIQWQTRLSMSLNYGTYRHPFDEPVSQFSGAAWLTWPLTWLGGSELKTAIAIDQGQLYENSVGGWVSIRKTLKTTK
- a CDS encoding NUDIX hydrolase; translation: MNDQLIPEESRSDGAGFLPGLAIDCVIFGFHDNQLKILLLEYRNTSLFALPGGFIREGENVNDASRRVLAERTGLHDIYLEQFYTFGDLNRHDPTPLRAIMAGKGLEPVDSHWLLGRFVTVGYYALVDFTKAVPVPDLLSDSCTWYDLAALPTLMLDHQTIVLKALDTLRADLDRKLIGFNLLPETFTMNDLQSLYETILGQSLHRSSFQRKMLGLSILERLDKQYRGGAHKAPYLYRFISGK